The following is a genomic window from Bordetella sp. H567.
CGGCAGGCGCGCGACGGCGGCGTGCTGGTGCTGACGCTGAACCGGCCCGAGCGCCGCAACGCACTCAGCCTGGCGCTGTACGAAGCGCTGCTGGGCGCGCTGCAAGCCGCCGGCGGCGATGCGGCCATCGGCGCCGTCGTGCTGACTGGAGCAGGGCCATCCTTCTGTGCGGGCGGCGACGTGTCGCGCATGGCCGGCGCCGCCGACGCGCCCGCGCCGCCCTTCGAGGAAAAAATGCGCGCCTTGCGCCGCCGCACGGGCATCTGCGAACTGCTGCACACCATGCCCAAGCCCACCATCGCCATGATGCGCGGCGCCGCCGTGGGCGCGGGGCTGAGCCTGGCCCTGGCCTGCGACCTGCGCTACGCCGACACGACGGCGCGGCTGCGGACGGGCTTCGTCAATGTAGGCCTGTCCGGCGATTTCGGCGGGCACTACTTCCTGCCGCGGCTGGTCGGCATGGCCAAGGCGCGCGAACTCTATCTGACATCCCCCATGCTGGATGCCGATGCGGCGCTGGCCATGGGACTGCTGAATGCCGTGTACGAAGCGGCGGTGCTGGAAGCGCAGGTGATGGCGATCGCGCGCCGCCTTGCGGATGGCCCGCGCACCGCCATCGCGCATATCAAGGGCAATCTGAACGACGCGCCGCACCTGACGCTGGGTGAAATGCTGGACCGCGAATGCTGGCGCCACGTGCGCTGCACGGAGACGGCGGACCACCGCGAGGCGGCGAAGGCGTTCGTGGAAAAACGGCCCCCCCGGTTCGGCGCCGGTCAGGGCTGACCAGAAAAATCCACAGGAGAGAGGAATGAGCAAGCTTTGCCAGGATCGGGTGGTCATCGTCACGGGAGCGGCGCGTGGCATCGGCCGGGAGTACGCGGTGCAGCTGGCCGCACACGGCGCGAAGGTGGTGGTCAACGACCTGGGCGTATCGCGCGACGGCATCGGCCAGGACCTGTCGGCGGCGCAGGCGGTCGTCGACGAGATCCGTGCCGCCGGGGGCGAGGCCATCGCCAACGGCGACGACGTATCCAGCTGGAACGGCGCGCGCCACATGATCGAAAGCACGGTCGCGCATTACGGCGCCTTGCATGCGCTGGTCAACAACGCCGGCATCCTGCGCGACCGTACGCTGGCGAACATGGAGGAAAGCGAGTGGGACGCCGTGATACAGGTGCACCTGAAGGGCAGCTTCGCGCCGGCGCACCATGCCGCGGCGTATTGGCGCGCCCTGCAGAAGGAAACGGGCGAGCCGGTCAACGCCCGCATCATCAATACGTCATCGGCCTCCGGCCTGTTCGGCAACATCGGGCAATGCAATTATGGGGCGGCCAAGGCGGGCATCGCCGCCTTCACCATCATCGCGGCGCGCGAGCTGAAGCGCTATGGCGTCACCGTCAACGCCATTTCTCCGCACGCGCAGACACGCATGACCGAAAGCCTGCGCGAACGCACGCCGGAGGAAATCGCCGCCCGCCATCCGCGCTGGATTGCACCGGCCGTGGTGTGGCTGGCCAGCGCGGACAGCGGCGAGGTGACCGGCCGGGTGTTCGAGGTGGGTGGCGGCTTCCTGGCCGCGCTGGAGGGCTGGCATCGAGGGCCGGAGGCCGAACCCGTGGACGACCCCGTGCGCATCGGCCCGGTGATGCGTGACCTGGCCCGGCGCGCGCGCCGCAATGCCGATATGAAGGGTAAGGACCTGGATTGAGCCATGATCGATAAACGCGTCAAACACATCGCCGACGCCGTGGCCGGCATCAAGGACGGCGACGTGCTGCTGGTGGGCGGCTTCGGTACGTCGGGCCGCCCCGCCGAATTGATGCACGGCGTGCTGGAATTGGGCGTGCGCGACCTGACCATCGTCGCCAACAACGCAACCATCGGGCAGGACGTTGTCGGCGACCTGATGCGCGCCGGCCGCATCCGCAAGATGGTCTGCTCGTTTCCGCGCGGTCTGCAGGGAAAGACCATATTCGACGAGCTCTACGCCGCCGGCAAGATCGAGCTGGAGCTCGTGCCCCAGGGCACGCTGGCCGAACGCATACGCGCCGGCGCGGCCGGCATCGGCGGCTTCTACACGCGCACGGGCGCCGGCACGCTGCTGGCCCGGGGCAAGGAAAGCCGCATCATCGACGGCCAGGAGTACGTGCTGGAAGCACCGCTGCGGGGCGATGTGGCCTTGATCAAGGCCTTGCGCGGCGATCGCTGGGGCAACCTGGTGTATCACCGGGGGGCGCGCATCAATAACCCCGTGATGGCCGGCGCGGCGCGGCTGGCGGTCGCACAGGTCAGCCAGATCGTCGAACTGGGCGCGCTGGACCCTGAGCACATCGTGACGCCCGCCAATTTCATCGACCGGCTCGTGGAGGTCGCGCAATGACGAAAGGACTTAGCCGCCAGGACATGGCGCGGGTGGCCGCGCAGGATATTCCGGAGGGCAGCTGCGTCAACCTGGGGATAGGCGTGCCGACGCTGATCGCCGACTACGTGCCCGCGGGGCGGGAACTGCTGCTGCATAGCGAGCAGGGCTTGCTGGGGTTGGGACCGGCCGCGGCACCGGGCCAGGAAGATCCCGACGTGCTGAATGCCGGCAAGCAGTTCGTCACGCTGTTGCCAGGCGCGTCGGTGTTCAGCCACAGCGATTCCTTCCTGATGGTACGGGGCGGGCATATCGACATCGCCTGCCTGGGCGCGTTCCAGGTCGCGGCGAACGGCGACCTGGCGAACTGGAGCACCGATGCCGAAGGCCAGATACCGGGCGTGGGCGGCGCGATGGACCTGGCCGCCGGCGCGGCTCGCGTGTGGGTGCTGATGGAGCACTGCCAGAAGTCCGGCGCGCCGCGCATCCTGGAGCGCTGTACGTATCCGTTGACCGCTGCCCGCTGCGTGGACCGGATCTATACCGACCTGGCCATGATCGACGTCACGCCCGCCGGCCTGCTCGTGCAGCGTATCGCCGATGGCGTGGATTTCCCGACCCTGCAGTCCCTGACGGCCGCGCCGCTGGCGCTCGGCCCGGACTGCCGGCCATACCGTCCGGCAACGGACGACCGCGCGGCAGCCCCGGCCGCCGCGCGACCAGGAGTCTGATGGTGCAAACCGCTATTACCCGATTGCTCGGCATCGAGCATCCCATCATCCAGGGCGGCATGCAGTGGGTCGCCCGCGCCGAGCTCGTCGCGGCCGTCTCCAATGCCGGCGCGCTGGGCGTGCTGACCGCGCTTACCCAGCCCACGCCGGAGGCGCTGCACCAGGAGATCGCGCGCGTGCGCGCCATGACCGACCGCCCGTTCGCGGTCAACCTGACCTTCCTGCCCACGCTCAAGCCGGTGCCTTATGACGCCTATCGGGACGCCATCATCGACGGTGGCGTCAAGATCGTCGAGACGGCGGGCAACAATCCCGCGGCCCATCTGCCGGCCCTGAAGGCGGCCGGCATCAAGGTCATCCACAAGTGCACGACGCCGCGCCACGCCTTGAAGGCTGAGCAGATCGGCGTCGATGCCGTCAGCATCGATGGATTCGAATGCGCCGGCCATGTCGGCGAGGAAGATATCCCCGCACTGATATTGATCCCGGCCACGGTGGCCAAGGTGGGGATACCGGTCATCGCATCCGGCGGCTTCGGCGACGCGCGCGGCCTGGTGGCGGCGCTGGCGCTGGGCGCGGAAGCGATCAACATGGGCACCCGCTTCATGTGCACGCGGGAATCGCCGGTGCACGAAAACATCAAGCGCACCATCGTCGCCAATACCGAAGCCGATACCTGCCTGATCCTGCGCAGCCTGCGCAACAGCAGCCGCGTGGCCCGCACGGCCCTGGCGCGCAGCGTGATCGAGATGGAAAAGGCCGGCGCCGGCATCGACCAGATCGGCCCCAAGGTCGCAGGCGCCAAGGGCCGGCGCGTGTATGAAGAAGGCGATGCGGAAGAGGGCATCTGGACCGTCGGCATGGTGCAGGGCCTGATCCATGACATCCCGACGTGCCAGGAGCTTGTGAGCCGCATCATGTCCGAGGCGGAATCGCTGGTGCGCGTACGCCTGCACGGCTTGATGGCGGCGGCGCCTGCCGCGGCCTGAACCAAGGAGACATCCCCATGCTGGAAGTGGATACCCCCTACGATCTCGAACCCTACGTCGGCAAGGCGCTGGGCACCAGCGACTGGCTGGAGATCGACCAGACGCGCATCGACGACTTCGCCCGGGTTTCCGGCGACGACAACTGGATACACGTCGACGTGGAGCGGGCCCGGCGCGAGCTGCCGGGCGGCAGGACGCTCGCCCATGGCATGCTCACGCTGTCGCTGATCACCTACCTGGGCCAGGGCATCTGCCGTGTGCGCCATCGGTCGCGCGGCATCAATTACGGCTCGAACAAGGTGCGCTTCACCGCGCCGGTGCAATGCGGCGCGCGCATCCGCCTGCATCGCACGCTGGAGCGCTACGAGCCCTTCGACGGCGGAGTGCGGCTAACCTACGGCAACCGCATCGAAATCGAGGGCAACGAGCGGCCCGCCATGGTGGCCGAGACGATGTCCCTGATGTACGTGAAGGAGACGCAGGCATGAGCACCAGCGCCCAAGCGCCCGAAGGCGGCGCGCTATCCCCCTACGCGGTCTATGTCGGTCACCTGAAGGCCGGCAGGTTGGCTTATCAATACAGCACGCTGGCCAACAAGCCGGTGTTCTTTCCGCGCGTGCTGTGCCCGTACACGGGGCAGGACTGCCTGGAATGGCGTATCAGCGCGGGCACGGGCACCGTGTACAGCACCTCGGTCGTGCATCCGCGCAAGGGCGAGCCCTATAACGTCGCCTTGATCGATTGCGACGAAGGTTTTCGCCTGATGAGCCGGGTCGAAGGCGTGCCGCCGATGGCCGTGGCCATCGGCATGCGGGTGCGCTTTCATGCGCACGCGGCCGACACGGACGACGACGATCCCTATCCTGTATTCAAGCCGGTGCACTGATGAAATCCCTTTCCGAACACCGCCGCGCCGCGATCGTTGGCGCGGCCGAATCCGACCTGGGCGAAGTGGGCCCGGGATTTTCCGCGCTGGACCTGATGGCGCAGGGCGTGCAGCGCGCACTCGGCGATTGCGGCCTGGCCTTGCGCGATGTCGACGGCTTGTTCTGCGCGACCACGCAAAGCCGCATGGCAGGCTTGGCCCTGGCCGAATACCTGGGACTGCCGGAAGCGTATATCGACTCCACGTCGACGGGCGGCTCGTCCTTCATGGGGCACCTGGCGCGCGCCGTGCAGGCGGTGGAGGCGGGCGTGTGCACGGTGGCGGTAATCGCGTATGGCAGCACGCAGCGCTCGCTGGGCCGCAAGAACACCAGCCCGCCCGAGCGCAACCCCTACGAGGCGCCGTTCAAGCCCTTCATGCCGTCCACCGCCTACGCGTTGGCCGCCGCGCGCCACATGCATGAGTTCGGCACGACGCGCGAACAGCTGGCGGAAGTCGCCGTGGCGGCGCGCGCCTGGGCGCTGCGCAATCCGCAGGCCTGGGAAAAACAGCCGCTGACGGTGCAGGAGGTGCTGTCCTCGCGGATGGTCAGCTATCCGTTGACGATACGCGACTGCTGCCTGGTCAGCGACGGCGGCGGCGCCATCGTGGTTACTTCCGCGGAACGCGCGCGCGGCCTGCGCAAGCCGCCCGTGTATTTACTGGGGTCCGGGCATGCCACCACGCACCTGAGCATTTCCAGCATGCCGGACCTGGTGCGGACCGGCGCGCGGCGGTCCGGCGAAATCGCCTATGCGCAGGCGGGACTGGGGATGTCGGATATCGACGTCGTCGGCGTGTATGACGCGTTCACCATCAACACCATCCTGTTCCTCGAAGACCTGGGATTCTGCGCCAAGGGCGAGGGCGGGGACTTCGTCAGCGGCAGCCGCATCGCGCCGGGGGGCAGCCTGCCGGTGAACACCAACGGCGGCGGCCTGTCGTATTGCCATCCGGGGATGTACGGCCTGTTCCTGCTGGTGGAGGCGGTGCGCCAACTGCGCGGGGAATGCGGCGATCGCCAAGTGGCCGGTGCCGAGGTCGCGCTGGCCCACGGCAACGGCGCGGTGCTGTCGTCGCAGTACACGGTCATCCTGGGCGGTGCGCACACCATCCAGCGTTGACGGGCCCTGGCGCGTTCAGGCGGAATGCTGGCGATCCACGTGGCCCAGGTCACGGCCCGGGTCGATGTGGTCGCGCACCAGCTGCTTGAGCGTCTTGGCATCCGGGAAGCCGCCCTGGGCCTTGCGGTCCCATAGCAGCGCGCCGTCGCAATGCACCTGGAAAATGCCGCCCGTGCCCGGCAGCAGGGCCACTTCGCCCAGGTCGGTGCCGAAGGTGGACAGCAGTTCCTGCGCCATCCAGGCCGCGCGCAGCAGCCACTGGCATTGCGTGCAATAGGTAATGGCGATGCGGGGCGGGGCGGTGGCGGTCATGTCGAGTCTCCGGCTTGCGGCTGCAGCGCCTGGATCAGCGCGCGCGTGTAATTGGGCAAGGCCTCCAGCGTGCGCGCGCACAGCATCAATTGGCGGTCGGCCCAGCGCTCGTCCAGTATAAGCAGGCGCGTGCCGCCGCGCCCGCTCCAGCGGCGCGCCGCCGATTCCGGCATGATGCCCAGGCCGGCGCCCTGCAGGACCAGCCGCGCCACCGCGTCGAAACCCTGCACGCGCACGCGCGCGCGCAAGGACCGGCCGATGCGCGCCGCCTGGTCGTCCAGGTAGGCGCCCAGCGCCGTGGAGGCGGGCAGGCCGACATGATCGTGGTCCAGGGTTTCGCTGTAGCGCACCCGCGTGCGGCGCGCCAGCGTGTGGCCGCGCGAGGCGAGCAGGACCAGCCGGTCGCGGCGAAAGGGGGTGGCGTACAGGCCGCTCAGGTCCACGGCATCCGAGACGATGCCCACGTCCGCCGTGCCTTCGCGCAGTTCCGGCAGGATGCGGTGGCTGGGCTGTTCCTGCAGGTCCACGTCGATATTCGGATGGGCGCGCAGGAAGGCGCCCAGCGGCTCGGGCAGGTGTTCGGTCACGGCGGCGGTATTGCACAACAGCCGTACGCGTCCCTTGAAGCCGCTGGCGTAGTCGCCCAGGTCTTCCTGCATGCGGTCCACATGCTGCAGCAGGCTGCGGGCATGATAGGCCAGGGCCTGGCCAGCCGCGGTGGGCTGCACGCCACGGCGCCCGCGGGTCAGCAAGGCCGTGCCCAGCGACGCTTCAAGGCCGCGCATGCGCGCGCTGGCCGAGGCCAGCGCAAGATGGCTGCGCGCCGCGCCGGCGGTGATGCTGCCGCTTTCCGTGGTGTTCAAGAACAGGCGCAGGTCCGTCAGGTCGAAATGCATGGAGGGGTTCCTGGTGCGCGGTTTTTGCCTATGGATATTCCGAAGGCACCCTAAGTGTAATACCGCTTTTCGCCGGTGCGCCGCGGGGGCATGATGCCGCCCATGGATACCTTGTTCGACTTCTACCGTGACGGCGGTACCGCCCTGATCGTCCTGGTTTTCGCCAGCTTCGGCGTCGCCGGCCTGGTCAAGGGCGTCATCGGCCTGGGCCTGCCCACCGTATCGATCGCCTTGCTCAGCGTGGCTATGGCGCCGCCGCAGGCTGCGGCGCTGCTCATCATCCCTTCCATGGTCACCAACGTCTGGCAGCTGGCGGCCGGCGGACGCTTCCTGTACCTGCTGCGCCGCTTGTGGACCATGCTGGCGGGCATCGCCATCGGAACCTGGCTGGCGGGCCTGTGGCTGGCAGGCCGGGAAACCGCCTGGGCCGGCCACGCACTGGGCGCCGCGCTGTTGATCTACGCCGCCATCGGGCTGAGCGCCGTGCGGCTGAACGTGCCCCTGCGCGTCCAGGGTTGGGCCGGCCCCGTGGTGGGCGCCACGACGGGCGCGATCACATCGGCCACCGGGGTGTTCGTGATTCCCGCCGTGCCGTACCTGCAGGCGCTGGGGCTGGACCGCAACGAACTGGTGCAAGCGATGGGGCTGGCGTTTACCGCATCCACCATTGCGCTGGCCGGGGACCTGATCCACGGCGGCCAGCTGGGCGGGCGGGAGGCATGGGCCTCGCTGTTGGCGCTGGTGCCGGCGCTGGCGGGAATGATGGCGGGACAATGGCTGCGTCATCGCGTCAGCGCGACGACGTTTCGCCGGATTCTCTTCATCGGTATCGGCGCGCTCGGCGTGCACCTGCTGCTGGCGGGATAAAGAGACGGCCGCCGGCGCCGGCCGGGAACCCAGATACGGCCGGCGTCGTCGTCGGCCGGGAACCGGAATGCCGCCGGCGAATCCGCACGAATCGCCTTGGACCAGGGCGAACCCTCACATCCGGACTTGTCGGCTGCGCTACAGTCTGCCTATCGCGGCATCGGACGCCGCGTCCCCGCATGGCAACGGAGGCCCCGGATGAACGACGACGATGCGTTGCTGACCCCACAGGAAATGGCCGCTGCCGACCAGGCGGCGGTGCTGGCCGGCCATTCCGGCGCCACACTGATGGAAAACGCCGGCGCGGCCGTGGCGCGGGCGGTGCGGGACCGCTGGGCGCCCCGGCCTGTCGCGGTATTGTGCGGTCCCGGCAATAACGGCGGCGACGGCTTTGTCGCCGCGCGCCATCTGGCGCTGGCCGGCTGGCCCGTCACCTTGGCCTTGCTGGGCAGCGTGGAAAGCTTGAAGGGCGACGCCGCGCACCATGCCGCGTTATGGCAGGGTGACGTGCTGCCTTTGGCGCCTTCCGTGCTGGAAGGCGCCGGGCTGGTGATCGACGCGGTTTTCGGTGCCGGTCTGGCCCGGCCGGTGGAGGGCGTGGCGGCCGCCACTCTGCGCGCCGCCATCGATCGCGGGCTGCCGATCTGCGCCGTCGACACGCCCAGCGGGGTGGACGGCCACTCGGGCGAGGTGCGCGGCATGGCCGCGCCCGCGGCCTGCACCGTGACCTTCTTCCGCAAAAAACCCGGGCACGTCTTGCTGCCGGGACGCGCCCTGTGCGGCGAACTGGTCGTCGCCGATATCGGCATTCCCGAATCGGTGCTCGGCACGATCAAGCCGCGCGCTCATGAGAACACGCCGGCCTCGTGGCTGCCGCGCTTGCCCTGGCCGCGCATCGACGCCCACAAGTACGCACGCGGCCATGTCGTCGTCATGGGTGGCGAAGTGATGACGGGCGCCGCGCGCCTGTCCGCGCTGGCGGCCGCGCGCATCGGCGCCGGCCTGGTCACGCTGGCGGCCCCGCGCGCGGCCTGGCCCGTGTATGCCGCCGCGCTGACCAGCATCATGGTCCAGCCCGTGACGGACGAACGATCGTTCGCCGACTTGCTGTCGGATACGCGCAAGAACGCCATCGCCATCGGGCCGGGTGCCGGCATCTCCGACGCGACGCGCGCCCACGTGCAGGCGGCGCTGGCCACCCGGCGCGCGGTCGTGCTGGATGCGGACGCGTTGACCGCCTTCACCGACAAATCCGCCACGCTGTTCCATGCGATACACGGGCCTTGCGTGCTCACCCCGCACGAAGGCGAATTCGGCCGCCTGTTCGATCGCGCGGGCGACAAGATGGCACGTGCCCGGCGCGCCGCCCAGCGCAGTGGGGCCGTGGTGCTGCTGAAGGGGGCCGATACGGTCATTGCCGCGCCCGACGGCCGGGTGGCCATCAATGCCAACGCGCCGCCCGACCTGGCGACGGGCGGCACCGGCGATGTGCTGACAGGGATGATCACGGGCTTGCTGGCGCAGGGCATGGACCCCTTCGATGCCGCGTGCGCGGCGGCCTGGATGCATGGAGCGGCCGCCGCCGCGCATGGTCCCGGCCTGATCGCGGAGGACCTGCCGGGCTTGATTCCACGGGTGTTGCGCGGCCTGAAGAACGACGGCCGTCCCGCCGCAAGCTGAGGCTCGCAGCCGCGTGTGCGGCCAGCCCTGAAGGTGGGACGATGCAGGCCGCCGGATCAGGCGCGCTAAGGTAGCTGCGCCTTGCCGCCGACATACGCCTGCCGGGCCTCGGGCCGCGGGGCAAGCGCCTGCGCGGCGGGGTAGTGCTGCTCCGCGCCGCTGGGCAGCGCGGCCACCATGGGCGCCCGCATCCATGAGGCGATATCGCGCCAGACGGTTTCGGCCTGCAGATCCCTCAGCAGCATGTGGTAGCCGTCCTTGTAGACCGCGACACGCGGCCGCGTATCGGCCGGCGTGCCTTCGATGCGCTTCAGCGTTTCGGCGACCACTTTGTCCGGCAGGATCTGTTCATGGCGGCCGAACAGCACCAGCAGCGGCACGTCGGCGGGAATGGCAGGCAGGGCGGTTTCGGCATTGCTCATCAGGTCGACCAGTCCTTTCAGGGCATCGATGCGCGTGCGCTTGATGACCAGCGGGTCCCTGCCCAGCGCGCGCAGCATGTCGATGTTGTCCGACGGCATGATCTTCAAGCCGCGTGGCGCTTCCACCTCCATGCCCGGCATCGTGTTGTAGCCGAGCCAGAGCGTGAGGCGATAGAAGGGGTTCATGACCTCCCGGCCCCACATCGCGGGCGCGGACAGGATGGCGCCCGCGACGCGGTGCGACAGCGGCGCTTCCGGCCCGAGCGGCACGCTCGCCAGCGCGGAGGCGACGACGGCGCCGCCCATGCTTTCGCCCAGCACATAGACCGGCAGCCCGGGATGCGCGGCCGCCACCGCGTCCACGGCTGCGTTCAGATCGGCGACCATGGTTGCGGTATCGGCCCATATGCCCGGGCGCGGCCCGGCGCCAAACCCGCGCTGGTCGTAGGCATACGTGACGATGCCCAGGCTGGCCCAATAGCGCGCCGCCTGGTCGAAGGCATTGGAGTAATCGTTCATGCCGTGCAGCGCGACGATGGCGGTCCATGGCGCCTGCAGGGGCTGCCAGGTGCGCAGCGGCAGTCGCGCGCCGTCTATCGAGACGAGCTTGTCGCCATCGATGGACGGGGTGGCGCGGGCAGGGCCCATGGGTTGATAGCACGTGGTGCATGCCGTCAGGGCCAGGACGCCCAGCACGCCGGCGCGCCGCAGGCAGGCGCGCGCCAGCAGACGGAAGCGGCGGGCCAGCGATTCAGGCAGGCGGAACATCGGCATGGTCGGGTACCAGGGGGGACGCGCACGGCGTGCTGGCTCGATTCTAAAAGAGGTTGCGGTCCTTGCCATCGTGCGATTTCCGCAATGAAGGCCGGATACGCCGCCGCGTGCAATCGGAAAGCACGCCGGCTGGGCAGGAAAATCGGACTGGCGCGCCGCCGTCGATCTGCGTACTATATCGCCCGTCGTATATGGCCAAGCATAACGGTGCATGGAACCGGGACAGGAGTCGTCATGAAATTGCCAGTCATCGCCGCGGTAGCCGCCGTGTTGGCGGCCGCCTGCGCCGCCAGCGCGTCGGCCGCCGACGTGCAGGTTGCGGTGGCAGCCAACTTCACGGCGCCCATGAAGGCGATCGCCGACGCCTTCCACGCGAAGACCGGCGATACCGTGGTGGCCGCCTATGGCGCGACCGGCCAGTTCTATGCCCAGATCAGGAACGGCGCGCCCTTCGAGGTCTTTCTGGCTGCGGACGACACCACGCCGGCCAGGCTGGAGCAGGAAAAAGCCGCCGTGCCCGGCACGCGTTTCACGTACGCCACCGGCGCGCTGGCCTTGTGGTCGGCCAAGGATGGCTACGTCGACAAGGAAGGCGAAGTATTGCGGCGCAATGCCTACGCGCATCTGTCCATCGCCAATCCCAAGGCGGCGCCCTATGGCCTGGCGGCGATACAGACCCTGGAAAAATTGGGGCTGATGGAGGCGGTGCGCCCCAAGATCGTCGAAGGCCAGAACATCGCCCAGGCGCAGCAGTTCGTCGCCAGCGGCAATGCCGAGCTCGGTTTCGTCGCCTTGTCCCAGGTGTACAAGGACGGCAAGCTCACCGGCGGATCCGCCTGGATCGTGCCCGCCTCTCTGCATGAGCCGATCCGCCAGGATGCGGTCATCCTGGCGCAGGGCAGGAACAATCCGGCGGCGCGCGCCTTCGTGGACTTCCTCCAGGGTCCGGACGCCGGACACATCATCCTTTCCTACGGCTATACCCGCTGATACGGAGCCCCGATGCTGAATGCCGAGGACGCGGCCGCGATCTGGCTGACGCTGAAACTGGCCGGACTGACCACGCTGCTGCTTCTGGTCATCGGTACGCCCATTGCGTGGTGGCTGGCCCGTACGTCCTCGCGTTGGCGCGGTGCCGTGAGCGCGGTCGTGGCGCTGCCGCTGGTGCTGCCGCCGACCGTCATCGGCTTCTATCTGCTGCTGGCGATGGGGCCGAACGGCTATGTCGGCAAGTTGACGCAGGCCATGGGCATCGGCACCTTGCCGTTCAGTTTCGCGGGCCTGGTGGTGGGGTCGCTGGTGTATTCGCTGCC
Proteins encoded in this region:
- a CDS encoding enoyl-CoA hydratase; protein product: MTYPGRPGGDRPPAATVAAATTTGTATTTTTAADTADAGLRQARDGGVLVLTLNRPERRNALSLALYEALLGALQAAGGDAAIGAVVLTGAGPSFCAGGDVSRMAGAADAPAPPFEEKMRALRRRTGICELLHTMPKPTIAMMRGAAVGAGLSLALACDLRYADTTARLRTGFVNVGLSGDFGGHYFLPRLVGMAKARELYLTSPMLDADAALAMGLLNAVYEAAVLEAQVMAIARRLADGPRTAIAHIKGNLNDAPHLTLGEMLDRECWRHVRCTETADHREAAKAFVEKRPPRFGAGQG
- a CDS encoding SDR family oxidoreductase, with protein sequence MSKLCQDRVVIVTGAARGIGREYAVQLAAHGAKVVVNDLGVSRDGIGQDLSAAQAVVDEIRAAGGEAIANGDDVSSWNGARHMIESTVAHYGALHALVNNAGILRDRTLANMEESEWDAVIQVHLKGSFAPAHHAAAYWRALQKETGEPVNARIINTSSASGLFGNIGQCNYGAAKAGIAAFTIIAARELKRYGVTVNAISPHAQTRMTESLRERTPEEIAARHPRWIAPAVVWLASADSGEVTGRVFEVGGGFLAALEGWHRGPEAEPVDDPVRIGPVMRDLARRARRNADMKGKDLD
- a CDS encoding 3-oxoacid CoA-transferase subunit A, producing the protein MIDKRVKHIADAVAGIKDGDVLLVGGFGTSGRPAELMHGVLELGVRDLTIVANNATIGQDVVGDLMRAGRIRKMVCSFPRGLQGKTIFDELYAAGKIELELVPQGTLAERIRAGAAGIGGFYTRTGAGTLLARGKESRIIDGQEYVLEAPLRGDVALIKALRGDRWGNLVYHRGARINNPVMAGAARLAVAQVSQIVELGALDPEHIVTPANFIDRLVEVAQ
- a CDS encoding 3-oxoacid CoA-transferase subunit B: MTKGLSRQDMARVAAQDIPEGSCVNLGIGVPTLIADYVPAGRELLLHSEQGLLGLGPAAAPGQEDPDVLNAGKQFVTLLPGASVFSHSDSFLMVRGGHIDIACLGAFQVAANGDLANWSTDAEGQIPGVGGAMDLAAGAARVWVLMEHCQKSGAPRILERCTYPLTAARCVDRIYTDLAMIDVTPAGLLVQRIADGVDFPTLQSLTAAPLALGPDCRPYRPATDDRAAAPAAARPGV
- a CDS encoding NAD(P)H-dependent flavin oxidoreductase; this translates as MQTAITRLLGIEHPIIQGGMQWVARAELVAAVSNAGALGVLTALTQPTPEALHQEIARVRAMTDRPFAVNLTFLPTLKPVPYDAYRDAIIDGGVKIVETAGNNPAAHLPALKAAGIKVIHKCTTPRHALKAEQIGVDAVSIDGFECAGHVGEEDIPALILIPATVAKVGIPVIASGGFGDARGLVAALALGAEAINMGTRFMCTRESPVHENIKRTIVANTEADTCLILRSLRNSSRVARTALARSVIEMEKAGAGIDQIGPKVAGAKGRRVYEEGDAEEGIWTVGMVQGLIHDIPTCQELVSRIMSEAESLVRVRLHGLMAAAPAAA
- a CDS encoding MaoC family dehydratase, with protein sequence MLEVDTPYDLEPYVGKALGTSDWLEIDQTRIDDFARVSGDDNWIHVDVERARRELPGGRTLAHGMLTLSLITYLGQGICRVRHRSRGINYGSNKVRFTAPVQCGARIRLHRTLERYEPFDGGVRLTYGNRIEIEGNERPAMVAETMSLMYVKETQA
- a CDS encoding Zn-ribbon domain-containing OB-fold protein, with protein sequence MSTSAQAPEGGALSPYAVYVGHLKAGRLAYQYSTLANKPVFFPRVLCPYTGQDCLEWRISAGTGTVYSTSVVHPRKGEPYNVALIDCDEGFRLMSRVEGVPPMAVAIGMRVRFHAHAADTDDDDPYPVFKPVH
- a CDS encoding thiolase, with protein sequence MKSLSEHRRAAIVGAAESDLGEVGPGFSALDLMAQGVQRALGDCGLALRDVDGLFCATTQSRMAGLALAEYLGLPEAYIDSTSTGGSSFMGHLARAVQAVEAGVCTVAVIAYGSTQRSLGRKNTSPPERNPYEAPFKPFMPSTAYALAAARHMHEFGTTREQLAEVAVAARAWALRNPQAWEKQPLTVQEVLSSRMVSYPLTIRDCCLVSDGGGAIVVTSAERARGLRKPPVYLLGSGHATTHLSISSMPDLVRTGARRSGEIAYAQAGLGMSDIDVVGVYDAFTINTILFLEDLGFCAKGEGGDFVSGSRIAPGGSLPVNTNGGGLSYCHPGMYGLFLLVEAVRQLRGECGDRQVAGAEVALAHGNGAVLSSQYTVILGGAHTIQR
- a CDS encoding SelT/SelW/SelH family protein; translated protein: MTATAPPRIAITYCTQCQWLLRAAWMAQELLSTFGTDLGEVALLPGTGGIFQVHCDGALLWDRKAQGGFPDAKTLKQLVRDHIDPGRDLGHVDRQHSA
- a CDS encoding LysR family transcriptional regulator, which translates into the protein MHFDLTDLRLFLNTTESGSITAGAARSHLALASASARMRGLEASLGTALLTRGRRGVQPTAAGQALAYHARSLLQHVDRMQEDLGDYASGFKGRVRLLCNTAAVTEHLPEPLGAFLRAHPNIDVDLQEQPSHRILPELREGTADVGIVSDAVDLSGLYATPFRRDRLVLLASRGHTLARRTRVRYSETLDHDHVGLPASTALGAYLDDQAARIGRSLRARVRVQGFDAVARLVLQGAGLGIMPESAARRWSGRGGTRLLILDERWADRQLMLCARTLEALPNYTRALIQALQPQAGDST
- a CDS encoding sulfite exporter TauE/SafE family protein encodes the protein MDTLFDFYRDGGTALIVLVFASFGVAGLVKGVIGLGLPTVSIALLSVAMAPPQAAALLIIPSMVTNVWQLAAGGRFLYLLRRLWTMLAGIAIGTWLAGLWLAGRETAWAGHALGAALLIYAAIGLSAVRLNVPLRVQGWAGPVVGATTGAITSATGVFVIPAVPYLQALGLDRNELVQAMGLAFTASTIALAGDLIHGGQLGGREAWASLLALVPALAGMMAGQWLRHRVSATTFRRILFIGIGALGVHLLLAG